One part of the Vibrio palustris genome encodes these proteins:
- a CDS encoding ABC transporter permease, with the protein MKFLSFLSSFYKNKNLIYQLTKRDILSRYRGSAIGLTWSIITPLLMLTLYTFVFSYVFKARWGEAPQLPKEMYALVLYTGMILHGLFSDCLNRSPTVLISNTSYIKKVVFPIEILNWVTLFSALFQAVISFVILFIATILIQGSLSYTSLLLPILLIPFLLLTLGVGWFVSALSVYFRDVIHLTGILTTILMFASPIFYPVSILPEKLRVFIYMNPLTYFIEEARNVIIWGKFINYNSYIIVLTLSILTAFLGYFFFQRVRKGFADVL; encoded by the coding sequence ATGAAATTTTTAAGTTTTTTATCAAGTTTTTATAAAAATAAAAACTTGATATATCAATTAACAAAGCGAGACATTCTATCTAGATATCGGGGTTCTGCCATTGGTCTAACATGGTCTATTATTACGCCCTTGCTTATGTTAACGCTGTATACTTTTGTTTTTTCTTATGTATTTAAAGCTCGTTGGGGAGAAGCACCTCAGCTACCCAAAGAAATGTATGCACTAGTTCTTTATACTGGAATGATCTTGCATGGACTATTTTCAGACTGTTTGAATCGGTCACCTACAGTATTGATTTCTAATACTAGCTATATAAAGAAAGTAGTTTTTCCGATAGAGATACTAAATTGGGTAACATTATTTAGTGCTTTGTTTCAAGCTGTTATTAGCTTTGTTATTTTATTTATCGCAACTATCCTTATCCAAGGAAGTTTAAGCTATACATCTTTACTTTTACCTATACTATTAATCCCTTTTTTGTTATTGACCTTGGGGGTTGGCTGGTTTGTTTCAGCACTTAGCGTCTATTTTAGAGATGTTATACATCTAACCGGTATATTAACGACCATATTAATGTTCGCCTCACCTATATTTTATCCGGTTTCTATCCTACCTGAAAAATTGAGAGTGTTTATTTACATGAATCCTTTGACGTATTTTATTGAAGAGGCTAGGAATGTAATTATATGGGGTAAGTTTATAAATTATAATTCTTATATTATAGTCTTAACCTTATCTATTCTTACCGCCTTTCTGGGGTATTTTTTCTTTCAAAGAGTAAGAAAAGGATTTGCTGATGTACTCTGA
- a CDS encoding ABC transporter ATP-binding protein: MYSDIVLKVDSVSKHFDLFDTQKDKLKKLARELLNKKNTSNKVYQALNDISFEARKGEAIGVLGKNGAGKSTLLQLICGTLTPTKGNINVVGRLAALLELGAGFNPEFTGRENIFINSAILGLNRNEIKEKFDDIVKFADIGDFLDQPVKHYSSGMFMRLAFSVASSVEPDILIVDEALAVGDARFQAKCFRRLEKLREKGTTILLVTHSTEQITRHCSKALLIDRGHMVAFGEANKVCNQYLELLFGKTTTNLPISERNNPKVIEHDNNQFDLQNLENSIYYNPHEHKWGNGEAEIIDFHIIQNKKINPTIISSEYSLNVIFHARFNVDVDNVIFGLTLKTKDGVTIFGRNTKGELGTELLQKLNSQEIRKVSFSINAKLGTGDYTLSLGIVKEVDGEIIPMERRYDSILVHVESNSLSYGIVDLYEKIEVSNCEL, translated from the coding sequence ATGTACTCTGATATTGTATTAAAGGTTGATAGTGTCAGTAAACACTTTGATTTGTTTGATACCCAAAAAGATAAATTAAAAAAATTAGCAAGAGAATTATTAAATAAAAAAAACACAAGCAATAAAGTTTACCAAGCACTTAATGATATATCTTTCGAAGCTCGTAAAGGTGAAGCTATAGGAGTTTTAGGCAAAAACGGAGCTGGAAAATCGACGTTGTTACAGTTGATTTGTGGGACATTGACTCCCACAAAAGGGAATATTAATGTTGTTGGACGCTTAGCAGCACTATTAGAATTAGGCGCAGGTTTTAATCCTGAGTTTACTGGTAGGGAAAATATTTTTATTAACAGCGCAATCTTAGGATTAAATCGTAATGAAATTAAAGAAAAATTTGATGATATCGTAAAATTTGCAGATATAGGTGATTTTTTAGATCAACCTGTTAAACATTATTCTAGTGGTATGTTTATGCGTTTAGCTTTTTCGGTTGCATCGAGTGTCGAGCCAGATATATTGATTGTTGATGAAGCTTTAGCAGTGGGAGATGCTCGTTTCCAAGCCAAATGTTTTCGACGGCTTGAAAAATTAAGAGAAAAAGGTACTACGATATTATTGGTTACTCATTCCACGGAGCAAATAACAAGGCATTGCTCTAAAGCTTTGTTGATTGACCGAGGACATATGGTAGCTTTCGGAGAAGCTAATAAAGTCTGTAATCAATACCTTGAGCTTCTTTTTGGTAAGACGACTACGAATTTACCTATTAGTGAACGTAATAACCCGAAAGTAATAGAACATGATAATAATCAGTTCGATCTTCAAAATTTGGAGAACTCAATTTACTATAATCCTCATGAGCACAAGTGGGGAAATGGCGAAGCTGAAATTATCGATTTTCATATCATTCAAAATAAAAAAATAAATCCTACTATTATAAGTTCTGAATATTCTTTGAATGTTATTTTTCATGCTAGATTTAATGTTGATGTTGACAATGTTATCTTTGGTTTGACTTTAAAAACTAAAGATGGCGTGACGATATTTGGGCGTAATACTAAAGGCGAATTAGGTACAGAGTTACTTCAAAAATTAAATTCACAAGAGATAAGAAAAGTTAGCTTCTCAATAAATGCTAAGTTGGGGACCGGAGATTACACCTTATCATTAGGAATAGTAAAAGAAGTTGATGGTGAAATAATTCCTATGGAACGGAGATACGATTCGATATTAGTTCATGTTGAATCCAACTCTTTATCGTATGGCATAGTGGATTTATATGAAAAAATTGAGGTGTCTAATTGTGAACTATAA
- a CDS encoding SAM-dependent methyltransferase, which yields MNYKKSEDYNYYYKSDKKSISYSDGTEVEDRIFEIIKSVNDKSVLSDELFNKIDDWPTEYHFSKSRHCLLRPLPIKPGDSVLELGCGCGAMTRYLGEIGAKVDSVEGTHSRARIAAERCKDLPNVNVYVDDLLKFSSEIQYDWVLFIGVLEYAPLFSNKDNPVEHYLNSAKNYLKKDGKLVVAIENKLGLKYFNGCNEDHVNEAYFSIENRYSELTPITFGKYELQDVLNDAGFLDTEFYYPFPDYKLPTAIIHENAFKHDFVVSDVLKGLNARDYSGNNHRVFDESFVWPELEQNKLIEDLSNSFLVIAQYNENKIKNESELAWHYNVNRKKHFTTKTVFKYENDHIVTYKNKLIDNSIKIDNIVLKEVSDEYLSGNTLQTQIENSFHKYKNKEMLLSFYKEWIKFIIDNHSDYHYKKSISGSTIEGDYIDLTPFNIKIIDGETRFFDQEWQSNDRVSLLWIIFRGIYWSVFKLNTTHEFNIEIINEIKILLKEYDEVSDLDIDKVIIKEKEFVLLISGTSCDIDSVINKCPTKYTLLPEDLARCNNKNNELLIQNEFLANRVRQYEKIIFIPFFRKLKNLFKKI from the coding sequence GTGAACTATAAAAAGTCTGAAGATTATAACTATTATTATAAGTCTGATAAAAAGTCTATCTCCTATTCTGACGGAACCGAAGTAGAAGATCGTATTTTTGAAATTATTAAGAGCGTAAATGACAAAAGTGTTCTGTCGGATGAGTTATTTAATAAGATCGATGATTGGCCAACAGAATATCATTTTTCTAAATCTAGACATTGCTTACTTCGTCCTTTACCAATTAAGCCTGGTGACTCAGTTTTAGAGCTAGGTTGTGGCTGTGGAGCAATGACACGTTATTTAGGCGAAATAGGAGCAAAAGTAGATTCTGTTGAAGGAACCCACTCTAGAGCACGTATAGCCGCAGAGAGATGTAAAGATTTGCCTAATGTGAATGTTTATGTTGATGACCTTTTGAAGTTTTCTTCTGAAATTCAATACGATTGGGTATTATTTATTGGGGTTCTCGAGTATGCGCCATTATTTTCAAACAAAGATAATCCAGTTGAACATTATTTAAACTCAGCTAAAAATTACCTTAAAAAAGATGGTAAACTAGTAGTTGCAATAGAAAATAAATTAGGATTAAAGTATTTTAATGGCTGTAATGAAGATCATGTGAATGAAGCTTATTTTAGTATAGAGAATAGATATAGTGAATTGACACCAATTACATTTGGTAAATATGAATTGCAGGACGTATTAAATGATGCAGGATTTCTAGATACTGAATTTTACTATCCATTTCCTGACTATAAGCTACCGACTGCTATTATTCATGAGAACGCTTTTAAACATGATTTTGTTGTAAGCGATGTTTTAAAAGGTCTTAATGCTAGAGATTATAGTGGTAATAATCATCGTGTTTTCGATGAATCATTTGTTTGGCCAGAATTAGAACAAAATAAACTAATAGAGGACTTGAGCAACTCCTTTTTAGTTATTGCTCAGTATAACGAAAATAAAATAAAAAATGAAAGCGAATTAGCTTGGCATTATAACGTTAATAGAAAGAAACATTTCACTACTAAAACAGTGTTTAAATATGAAAATGATCATATTGTTACTTACAAAAATAAGTTAATAGATAATTCTATAAAAATAGATAATATAGTTCTTAAAGAAGTTTCAGATGAGTACTTATCAGGTAATACACTACAAACACAAATAGAAAATAGTTTTCATAAATATAAAAATAAAGAAATGTTACTTTCTTTTTATAAGGAATGGATAAAATTCATAATAGACAATCATTCTGATTATCATTATAAGAAAAGTATTAGTGGCTCAACGATTGAAGGTGATTATATCGACTTAACGCCATTTAATATTAAAATAATTGATGGTGAAACGAGGTTTTTTGATCAAGAATGGCAATCAAATGATAGAGTGTCTTTATTATGGATAATTTTTAGAGGAATTTATTGGAGCGTGTTTAAGTTAAACACTACACATGAATTTAATATAGAAATTATTAATGAAATAAAGATTTTATTGAAAGAATATGATGAAGTAAGCGACCTAGATATAGATAAAGTTATAATTAAAGAAAAAGAATTCGTTTTACTTATTAGTGGTACATCTTGTGATATTGACTCTGTTATTAATAAGTGCCCAACAAAGTATACGTTATTGCCTGAGGATTTAGCTCGATGTAATAATAAAAATAATGAGTTATTAATTCAAAATGAATTTTTAGCAAATAGAGTTAGGCAATACGAAAAAATTATTTTTATACCTTTTTTTAGAAAGTTAAAGAATTTATTTAAGAAGATTTGA
- a CDS encoding glycosyltransferase, translating into MKKLDVIIPVYRGFDETKECIESTVNSLPSWAEIIVINDCSPEPELSNWLIKHASLFGFTLLENKKNLGFVGTVNKGMSLNPSHDVLLLNSDVEVPNSDWLERMRNAAYSRTNIGSITPFSNNATICSFPNFCEDNELFAGLRVDEIDHIFSQLDDEDTLVKVPTGVGFCMYLSRTALDDVGYFDEETFGKGYGEENDWCQRAQQKGWMNYHQKNVFVFHKGGVSFAEEGDPRKENALKLMDKLHPTYNSQVMDFIAKDPAKVTRMTALLSYLNKSENKKILLITHNLGGGVKYHIDELINQYSNKIDFIILSPADELNGVNIKYFSGNSINDTHIINTDVERDLLDEFIKVLNIDLVHCHHTMNIPDYLFTLIENLDLRLYLTIHDYYLFNGNPTLTDLNGKFVGDEKDRDIQCLKRSPIEKTLNEFVDNSKKILSLSEKVIFPSIDTYIRFEKEYPFIKDKSVVCYHLDYKKESPLDLIEHNIGNCKKILVIGALSKEKGADELEFIAKNIDMAEFHLIGYAYRPLRSVISHGPYDNEKLQSKITALNPDVIWFPAKWPETYSYTLSTALSLSFPVVCPNLGAFSERIFDKKGGLLLRNDLDNSKLLDFWRHYLKGDNVESFISKRQAVDFEYENYESLFYKKSYLSFPKKELNAYNIATIKKLTNNLRCSSYSPLNKKEKLLRILWSLRQTKIFGYISYIIPSPIQRKIKRLLSAKPMHDVINTK; encoded by the coding sequence ATGAAAAAATTAGATGTAATTATACCGGTTTATAGAGGTTTTGACGAAACAAAAGAATGTATAGAGTCAACGGTGAATTCTTTACCGAGTTGGGCTGAAATTATTGTGATTAATGACTGTTCACCGGAGCCTGAATTATCTAATTGGCTTATAAAGCACGCATCACTTTTCGGATTCACTTTATTAGAAAACAAAAAAAATCTAGGTTTTGTTGGTACAGTTAATAAAGGTATGTCTTTAAATCCAAGTCACGATGTATTGTTACTTAATAGTGATGTAGAAGTACCCAATAGTGATTGGTTAGAGCGTATGCGTAATGCTGCATATAGTCGTACGAATATTGGTAGTATTACGCCATTTTCTAATAATGCGACAATATGTAGTTTTCCTAATTTTTGTGAAGATAACGAATTATTCGCGGGATTGAGAGTTGATGAAATAGACCATATTTTTTCACAACTAGATGATGAGGATACTTTAGTTAAAGTCCCCACGGGAGTTGGGTTTTGCATGTATTTGTCACGTACAGCTCTCGACGACGTAGGGTACTTTGATGAGGAAACTTTTGGTAAAGGTTACGGTGAGGAGAATGACTGGTGCCAGAGAGCACAACAGAAAGGATGGATGAACTATCATCAAAAAAATGTATTTGTTTTTCACAAAGGTGGCGTCAGTTTCGCAGAAGAAGGTGATCCTCGTAAAGAAAATGCACTAAAGTTAATGGATAAATTACATCCTACTTATAACAGTCAAGTAATGGATTTTATTGCTAAAGATCCTGCCAAAGTGACTAGAATGACTGCTCTTCTATCTTACCTTAATAAAAGTGAAAATAAAAAGATACTATTAATTACTCATAATTTAGGTGGAGGAGTCAAATATCATATCGATGAGTTGATTAATCAATATAGTAATAAGATTGACTTTATTATATTATCACCAGCTGATGAGTTAAATGGTGTAAATATTAAATATTTTTCTGGTAATAGTATTAATGACACGCATATTATTAATACTGATGTTGAACGAGATCTTCTTGATGAATTTATTAAAGTATTGAATATAGATTTGGTCCATTGTCATCATACGATGAATATTCCAGATTACTTATTTACCTTAATTGAAAATTTAGACCTAAGGCTGTATTTGACTATACATGACTATTACTTATTTAATGGTAATCCGACTCTGACTGATTTAAATGGAAAATTTGTTGGTGATGAAAAAGATAGAGATATTCAATGCTTAAAACGATCTCCAATAGAAAAAACGTTGAATGAATTTGTAGATAATAGTAAAAAAATATTATCCTTATCTGAAAAAGTTATCTTCCCTAGCATTGATACATATATTAGATTCGAGAAAGAGTATCCGTTTATAAAAGATAAAAGTGTTGTTTGTTATCACTTAGACTATAAAAAGGAAAGTCCACTAGATTTAATAGAACATAACATTGGTAACTGTAAAAAAATACTTGTCATTGGGGCTTTGAGTAAAGAAAAAGGTGCTGATGAACTAGAATTCATTGCAAAAAACATAGATATGGCTGAGTTTCATTTAATTGGTTATGCATATCGACCTTTGAGATCAGTCATTTCTCATGGACCTTATGATAATGAGAAACTTCAAAGCAAGATTACAGCGCTAAATCCCGATGTTATATGGTTTCCTGCTAAGTGGCCCGAAACGTATAGCTATACGTTATCCACGGCATTATCATTATCATTTCCTGTTGTATGTCCAAATTTAGGTGCGTTTAGTGAACGTATTTTTGATAAAAAAGGGGGTTTATTATTACGTAATGACTTAGATAATAGTAAACTTTTAGATTTTTGGAGACATTATTTAAAAGGTGATAATGTAGAAAGCTTTATTTCAAAAAGACAGGCAGTAGACTTTGAATATGAAAATTATGAGAGTCTATTCTATAAAAAATCATATCTGTCATTTCCTAAAAAAGAACTCAATGCATATAATATTGCGACTATTAAAAAGCTCACTAATAATTTGAGATGTTCTTCTTATTCGCCTTTGAATAAAAAAGAGAAACTATTAAGGATATTATGGAGTTTGAGACAAACGAAAATTTTTGGCTATATATCTTATATCATTCCTTCTCCAATTCAAAGAAAAATAAAAAGATTGTTAAGCGCAAAACCAATGCATGATGTTATAAATACTAAATGA
- a CDS encoding DegT/DnrJ/EryC1/StrS family aminotransferase codes for MIAINDTSRLSELIISNSLEEFKNIIRSGRWLNGQYTEEFSRIFSEFIGVEYCLPVANGTDALEIALRCLSKTSHVANGEVISVANAGGYTSTACQLVGLKPIYIDIDEHNLLMDISQLSEHLSDNTIAVVVTHLYGRAVDVPAVREELDNAGYHHVKIVEDCAQAHGAKINGQRVGSFGDIATFSFYPTKNLGTVGDAGSIVTSNIDIYKLASQISQYGWNGKYNIEIHSSRNSRMDELHAAILISLLPDLDRWNSKRREIYRRYIESSSKDITLFHSLDESNVVHLAIVMVNNRDVFINYMKEKGISTDIHYPLLDVEQPAWDYSNKNSLDKSYAAQDKIVTLPCFPTMSDQEIDIVCDALRNWNND; via the coding sequence ATGATTGCTATTAATGATACGTCAAGATTATCCGAGTTGATAATATCGAATTCTTTAGAGGAATTTAAAAACATTATACGTAGTGGTAGATGGCTAAATGGTCAATATACTGAAGAGTTTTCACGTATTTTTTCTGAGTTTATAGGTGTTGAGTATTGTTTACCCGTTGCTAATGGCACAGATGCGCTAGAGATAGCTTTACGTTGCTTATCAAAGACTTCACATGTTGCGAATGGTGAGGTTATCTCAGTCGCTAATGCCGGTGGCTATACAAGTACAGCATGTCAATTAGTTGGTCTAAAACCTATTTATATTGATATTGATGAACATAATTTATTAATGGATATATCGCAGTTGAGCGAGCACTTATCTGATAACACTATCGCTGTTGTTGTTACCCATCTATATGGTAGGGCGGTTGATGTCCCTGCCGTTAGAGAGGAGCTAGATAATGCTGGCTATCATCACGTTAAAATCGTAGAAGATTGTGCGCAAGCACATGGGGCGAAAATTAACGGCCAACGCGTTGGTAGTTTCGGCGATATTGCAACATTCTCGTTTTATCCAACCAAAAATTTAGGTACCGTTGGCGATGCTGGTTCTATTGTCACATCAAATATAGACATATATAAGTTAGCTTCACAAATATCTCAATATGGGTGGAATGGTAAATACAATATAGAAATACACTCATCAAGAAACTCAAGGATGGATGAGTTACATGCAGCGATATTAATATCGTTATTACCGGATCTGGACCGCTGGAATAGTAAAAGAAGAGAAATTTATAGGCGTTATATAGAAAGTTCTAGTAAAGATATAACGTTATTTCATTCTTTAGATGAGTCTAATGTTGTTCACTTAGCTATTGTTATGGTAAATAATAGAGATGTTTTTATTAACTATATGAAAGAAAAGGGTATTTCTACAGATATTCATTACCCATTATTAGATGTTGAACAGCCGGCTTGGGACTATTCCAATAAAAATTCCTTAGACAAATCTTATGCGGCTCAAGATAAGATAGTTACATTGCCATGTTTTCCAACGATGAGCGATCAAGAAATCGATATTGTTTGTGATGCTTTGAGGAATTGGAATAATGATTGA
- a CDS encoding glycosyltransferase family 2 protein, whose translation MIDYSLIVPIYKNEDNISSLFIALRKIDLKLDYRCEFIFVIDGSPDRSEQLINEIRHEFVRNSSVISLSKNYGSFTAIRAGLEEAKGKYIAVMAADLQEPPSLILDFFEGLENDCYDVVFGQRMSRKDPPMKSLLSNVYWSLYRKIVEPDMPKGGVDIFGCNKKVRDSVIAIEEINSSLVAQLFWVGFRRGFIPYERLERVEGKSAWSFKKRFKYMLDSIFSYTDFPIILLLSLGFIGLVLSIFYIFIIFIAYALGDIEQPGFASQSLLITVFGCSVLFSQGILGCYIWRILENSKKRPLYFKKDKED comes from the coding sequence ATGATTGATTACTCTTTAATAGTTCCAATATATAAAAATGAGGATAACATTAGTTCCTTATTTATAGCATTGAGAAAAATTGATCTAAAGTTAGATTATCGATGCGAATTTATATTCGTTATCGATGGTTCTCCAGATCGATCAGAGCAATTAATCAATGAAATAAGGCATGAATTTGTACGTAACTCAAGTGTGATATCATTAAGTAAAAATTACGGTTCATTTACCGCTATTAGAGCTGGCTTAGAAGAAGCTAAGGGTAAGTATATAGCAGTTATGGCTGCAGATTTACAGGAGCCACCATCTCTTATTTTGGATTTTTTTGAGGGATTAGAAAATGACTGCTACGACGTTGTTTTTGGTCAGCGTATGTCCCGAAAAGATCCACCGATGAAGTCTCTTTTATCAAATGTATATTGGTCTTTATACCGTAAGATTGTAGAACCGGATATGCCTAAAGGTGGAGTGGATATATTTGGATGTAATAAGAAAGTTAGAGATAGTGTCATTGCTATTGAAGAGATCAATAGTTCTTTAGTCGCACAGCTATTCTGGGTTGGCTTTAGAAGAGGATTCATTCCTTACGAGCGATTAGAGCGTGTTGAAGGAAAAAGCGCTTGGAGTTTTAAAAAACGTTTTAAGTATATGTTAGATAGTATTTTTTCATATACGGATTTTCCAATTATACTTCTGCTTTCTCTTGGTTTTATAGGACTAGTGTTATCTATATTCTATATTTTCATTATTTTCATTGCTTATGCTTTGGGAGATATAGAACAACCAGGGTTTGCTTCGCAGAGTTTATTGATTACTGTTTTTGGGTGTTCTGTTTTATTTTCACAAGGCATATTAGGGTGCTACATTTGGAGGATTTTAGAAAACTCCAAGAAGAGGCCTTTATATTTTAAAAAGGATAAGGAAGATTAA
- a CDS encoding WxcM-like domain-containing protein: MFVHDEALCESDKIGEGTNIWAFAHVLPGAVIGENCNICDNVFIENKVSLGNNVTIKCGVQIWDGITIHDNVFIGPNVTFTNDKYPRSKCYPEEFAKTIIEQGASLGANATILPGLTIGKGAMIGAGSVVTRSVPPYATVVGNPAKIINYNTECLICNSSNYQGASNNSVMSVSGCKLVTLPSFSDMRGDLTAMEYEKDLPFVPQRSFLVHSVKTDKVRGEHAHKSCEQFLIAISGTLSVVVDDGVNRQEVKLNSPDIGLFIPNKVWGIQYKFSSDAVLLVYASEPYDNSDYIREYDEFCEYIEKS, translated from the coding sequence ATGTTTGTTCATGATGAGGCGTTATGCGAATCTGATAAAATAGGCGAAGGAACAAATATATGGGCTTTTGCTCATGTTCTACCAGGTGCTGTAATTGGTGAGAATTGTAATATTTGTGATAACGTTTTTATTGAAAACAAGGTTAGTCTTGGAAACAATGTAACAATAAAGTGCGGCGTTCAAATATGGGACGGTATTACGATTCATGACAATGTATTTATCGGTCCTAATGTTACTTTTACAAATGATAAGTATCCACGATCAAAGTGTTATCCTGAAGAGTTTGCTAAGACGATTATTGAGCAGGGAGCATCTTTGGGCGCTAACGCGACGATTTTACCGGGACTTACTATTGGCAAAGGTGCGATGATTGGAGCGGGTTCTGTTGTCACTCGTTCAGTTCCTCCTTACGCGACAGTTGTGGGTAATCCAGCAAAAATTATTAATTATAATACTGAATGCCTCATTTGTAATAGTTCTAATTATCAGGGAGCTAGTAATAATTCAGTAATGAGTGTATCAGGTTGCAAATTAGTAACGTTACCTTCCTTTAGTGATATGAGGGGAGATTTGACTGCTATGGAGTATGAGAAAGACTTACCATTCGTTCCTCAACGTTCTTTTCTCGTACATTCAGTAAAAACTGATAAGGTTAGAGGTGAGCATGCTCATAAGAGTTGTGAGCAATTTTTGATAGCGATATCGGGAACGCTTTCTGTGGTTGTTGATGATGGAGTTAATCGTCAAGAAGTTAAACTTAATTCTCCAGATATAGGTTTGTTCATACCCAATAAAGTATGGGGAATCCAATATAAATTTAGTTCAGATGCCGTGCTATTAGTTTATGCTTCGGAACCCTATGATAATTCAGATTATATAAGAGAATATGATGAGTTTTGTGAATATATTGAAAAATCATAG